One region of Yersinia bercovieri ATCC 43970 genomic DNA includes:
- the fliR gene encoding flagellar biosynthetic protein FliR, which yields MLSLDTTQLATMVSHYFWPLIRVLALITTAPVLSERQINRKVKVGLAVLITFLIAPALPPVNIPLVSSGALWVAAQQILIGVTIGLTMQFAFAAIRLAGEVIGLQMGLSFATFFDPSGGPNTSVLSRLLNLLAMLLFLSFNGHLWLISLLADSFHTLPIQFEPLNGSGFLTLAQTGSLIFMNGLMLALPLITLLLTLNLALGMLNRMTPQLSVFVIGFPLTLTVGILSLGLIMPLLAPFAEHLFSEFFDRLALVLGGMAS from the coding sequence ATGCTCTCCCTCGACACCACCCAGCTTGCGACCATGGTCAGCCACTATTTCTGGCCATTAATTCGCGTACTGGCGCTGATCACCACCGCGCCGGTATTAAGCGAGAGGCAGATCAACCGCAAAGTTAAAGTGGGCTTGGCGGTATTGATTACATTTCTGATTGCCCCTGCGCTGCCGCCAGTGAATATCCCATTGGTCTCCAGTGGCGCGCTTTGGGTCGCCGCCCAGCAAATACTGATTGGTGTCACTATCGGCTTAACCATGCAATTTGCATTTGCCGCCATTCGACTGGCCGGTGAGGTGATTGGTTTGCAGATGGGGCTATCCTTCGCCACCTTCTTTGACCCGTCTGGCGGGCCAAATACCTCGGTATTATCCCGCCTGCTTAACTTGCTGGCGATGCTGCTATTTCTCAGCTTCAATGGTCACTTATGGCTGATTTCGTTGCTGGCCGACAGTTTCCATACCCTACCCATTCAGTTCGAACCGCTCAATGGCAGCGGTTTTCTGACCCTGGCGCAGACCGGCTCACTCATCTTTATGAATGGCCTGATGCTGGCCTTGCCGCTGATTACCCTGCTGTTAACCCTGAATTTAGCCTTAGGGATGCTTAACCGCATGACGCCACAACTCTCGGTATTCGTGATCGGTTTCCCGCTGACCCTGACAGTTGGCATTTTGTCGCTGGGATTAATCATGCCGCTACTGGCCCCCTTTGCTGAGCACCTGTTTAGCGAATTCTTTGACCGCCTGGCGCTGGTGTTAGGTGGGATGGCGAGCTGA
- the fliQ gene encoding flagellar biosynthesis protein FliQ: MTPESVMALGVEAMKVALALAAPLLLAALISGLIVSLLQAATQINEMTLSFIPKILAVFATMVIAGPWMLSLILDYMRNLFTSLPTLIG, encoded by the coding sequence ATGACACCTGAATCGGTAATGGCCCTCGGCGTCGAGGCAATGAAGGTCGCCCTTGCACTGGCCGCGCCACTATTGCTGGCAGCGCTAATAAGCGGCCTGATTGTCAGCCTGTTACAGGCGGCAACGCAGATTAACGAAATGACACTGTCATTTATCCCGAAAATATTGGCGGTCTTCGCTACCATGGTGATCGCCGGCCCGTGGATGCTGAGCTTGATACTGGACTATATGCGTAACCTGTTCACCAGCCTGCCCACGTTGATAGGCTAG
- the fliP gene encoding flagellar type III secretion system pore protein FliP (The bacterial flagellar biogenesis protein FliP forms a type III secretion system (T3SS)-type pore required for flagellar assembly.): MMLLRLRLNKITLLLLTLLCSPAVFAQLPGLISQPLANGGQSWSLPVQTLVFITALSFLPAALLMMTSFTRIIIVLGLLRNALGTPSAPPNQVMLGLALFLTFFIMSPVFDKVYQDAYLPFSQDKISMEVAMDKGSQPLREFMLRQTRESDLALYARLANLPPLEGPEVVPMRILLPAYVTSELKTAFQIGFTVFIPFLIIDLVVASVLMALGMMMVPPASISLPFKLMLFVLVDGWQLLLGSLAQSFYS, translated from the coding sequence ATGATGTTACTCCGCCTGAGACTCAATAAAATCACCCTGCTGCTGCTAACCTTACTCTGCTCCCCGGCGGTCTTTGCGCAACTCCCAGGGCTTATCAGCCAACCTCTGGCGAATGGCGGGCAGAGTTGGTCATTGCCCGTGCAGACACTGGTCTTTATCACCGCGTTAAGTTTCCTGCCCGCGGCCTTACTGATGATGACCAGCTTTACCCGCATCATTATTGTGCTAGGTTTGCTGCGCAACGCATTGGGTACACCCTCTGCACCACCCAATCAGGTGATGCTAGGTCTGGCGCTGTTTTTGACCTTCTTTATTATGTCGCCGGTGTTCGACAAGGTGTATCAGGATGCTTATCTGCCCTTCAGTCAGGACAAGATAAGCATGGAAGTGGCGATGGATAAAGGCTCGCAACCATTACGCGAATTTATGCTGCGTCAGACCCGCGAATCCGATCTGGCGCTCTATGCCCGTTTAGCCAATCTACCGCCACTGGAAGGGCCAGAAGTGGTGCCGATGCGGATCCTGCTGCCCGCCTATGTCACCAGCGAGCTGAAAACCGCTTTCCAGATCGGTTTTACCGTTTTTATTCCCTTTCTTATTATCGACCTGGTGGTGGCCAGTGTGCTGATGGCGCTGGGGATGATGATGGTGCCGCCCGCTAGTATTTCACTGCCCTTTAAGCTGATGCTGTTTGTATTGGTTGATGGTTGGCAGTTGTTATTAGGTTCACTGGCGCAAAGTTTCTATAGCTAA
- the fliO gene encoding flagellar biosynthetic protein FliO, with amino-acid sequence MTATQTVTVETPPPAAEAAGAAIPLAAHTPVTAHTPITTTSVPTTGFATSHPGVAVQAPAMPAGSVLTQVGSVLGGILLLILCGAWLVRRLGFAPQARNNKLLSVKASCQVGQRERVVIVEVDNTWLVLGVTSQQVTSLHTLPRPPVDDSAGELPTKSAKPADFRQLLNHHLFNKKLKHPEESA; translated from the coding sequence ATGACTGCAACACAGACGGTCACTGTTGAGACGCCGCCCCCCGCCGCCGAAGCTGCGGGGGCGGCTATACCATTAGCAGCCCATACGCCAGTCACCGCGCATACCCCCATCACCACCACATCGGTGCCCACCACCGGTTTTGCCACTAGCCATCCCGGTGTCGCGGTGCAAGCACCTGCCATGCCCGCCGGTTCGGTGTTAACTCAGGTCGGCAGTGTGTTGGGCGGTATTTTACTGCTGATTCTATGCGGAGCCTGGCTGGTGCGCCGTTTGGGTTTTGCGCCGCAAGCGCGCAACAATAAGTTGTTGAGTGTGAAGGCCAGTTGTCAGGTGGGTCAGCGCGAACGTGTCGTCATCGTCGAAGTGGATAACACTTGGCTAGTGTTGGGTGTGACATCACAACAGGTAACGTCACTCCATACGCTACCCCGCCCGCCGGTGGATGACAGCGCTGGCGAGTTGCCAACTAAAAGTGCCAAACCTGCTGATTTTCGCCAGCTACTGAATCACCATCTGTTTAATAAGAAATTGAAACATCCGGAAGAATCGGCATGA
- the fliN gene encoding flagellar motor switch protein FliN codes for MSDPKLPSDDGKESVDDLWADAFNEQQAMEKPAATTEGVFKSLEAPDALGNLQDIDLILDIPVKLTVELGRTKMTIKELLRLSQGSVVSLDGLAGEPLDILINGYLIAQGEVVVVADKYGVRITDIITPSERMRRLSR; via the coding sequence ATGAGTGACCCTAAGCTTCCGTCTGACGATGGAAAGGAATCCGTGGACGATCTGTGGGCTGATGCGTTTAATGAGCAGCAGGCGATGGAGAAACCAGCAGCCACCACCGAAGGCGTATTTAAATCACTGGAAGCGCCGGATGCACTGGGTAACCTGCAAGATATCGATTTGATTTTGGATATCCCGGTAAAACTGACCGTTGAGTTGGGTCGCACCAAGATGACCATTAAAGAGCTGCTGCGCCTGTCTCAAGGCTCAGTGGTCTCACTGGATGGCCTGGCGGGCGAACCGCTGGATATCTTGATTAACGGTTATCTGATTGCTCAGGGTGAAGTGGTGGTGGTGGCCGATAAATATGGTGTTCGTATCACCGATATCATTACCCCATCCGAACGTATGCGTCGCCTGAGCCGCTAA
- the fliM gene encoding flagellar motor switch protein FliM has product MGDSILSQAEIDALLNGDSGGEEPEAVAGTETDVKPYDPTTQRRVVRERLHALEIINERFARQFRMGLFNLLRRSPDITVGPIKIQPYHDFARNLPVPTNLNLIHLKPLRGTALFVFAPSLVFIAVDNLFGGDGRFPTKVEGREFTHTEQRVINRMLRLALDAYRDAWAPIYKIDVEYVRSEIQVKFTNITTSPNDIVVTTPFHVEIGALSGEFNICIPFAMIEPLRELLTNPPLENSRQEDSHWRETLVKQVQHSELELVANFVDIPLRLSQILKLQPGDVLPIDKPDRLIGHVDGVPVLTSQYGTLNGQYALRVEHLINPILNALNEEQPNE; this is encoded by the coding sequence ATGGGCGATAGCATTCTTTCACAAGCAGAGATTGACGCACTGTTAAACGGGGATAGCGGGGGTGAAGAACCTGAAGCTGTCGCGGGTACTGAAACAGACGTTAAACCTTATGATCCGACGACCCAGCGGCGGGTGGTGCGTGAGCGCCTGCACGCGCTGGAGATCATCAATGAGCGGTTTGCCCGTCAGTTCAGGATGGGGCTGTTTAACCTGTTGCGCCGCAGTCCGGATATCACGGTCGGCCCGATAAAAATTCAGCCTTATCATGATTTTGCCCGTAACCTGCCGGTGCCGACCAATCTCAACTTGATCCATTTGAAACCCTTGCGCGGCACGGCGCTATTCGTGTTCGCCCCGAGTTTGGTGTTTATTGCCGTTGATAACTTATTTGGTGGTGATGGCCGCTTCCCGACAAAAGTAGAAGGGCGCGAATTTACCCACACGGAACAACGGGTGATCAATCGGATGTTGCGGCTGGCGCTGGATGCTTACCGTGATGCATGGGCGCCTATCTATAAGATAGATGTTGAGTACGTCCGTTCTGAAATACAGGTGAAATTCACCAATATCACCACCTCCCCCAACGATATCGTGGTCACCACCCCTTTCCATGTGGAGATCGGGGCGTTGAGTGGCGAGTTTAACATCTGTATTCCGTTTGCCATGATCGAGCCGCTGCGCGAGCTGCTGACCAATCCACCACTGGAAAACTCCCGGCAGGAAGATAGCCATTGGCGTGAAACGCTGGTTAAGCAAGTGCAGCATTCAGAGCTGGAACTGGTGGCTAATTTTGTTGATATCCCGCTGAGACTGTCGCAGATACTCAAGCTACAGCCAGGGGATGTGCTGCCGATAGATAAACCGGATCGACTGATTGGTCATGTCGACGGCGTACCGGTACTGACCAGTCAGTACGGGACATTAAACGGGCAATATGCCCTGCGTGTTGAACATTTGATTAACCCTATTTTGAATGCTCTGAATGAGGAACAGCCCAATGAGTGA
- the fliL gene encoding flagellar basal body-associated protein FliL yields MSENTFPAKRKSSIWVILLVLIAVAASAGGGYSWWLLNKSKPTTAKAAPVIPVFMPLETFTVNLITPDNNLDRVLYIGLTLRLPDDTTRTKLNDYLPEVRSRLLLLLSRQSADSLSNEAGKQRLVDEIKNVLSPPMVKGQPNQVVSDVLFTAFILR; encoded by the coding sequence ATGTCTGAAAATACTTTCCCGGCCAAGCGTAAGAGTTCGATCTGGGTAATCCTGTTGGTGCTGATTGCTGTAGCAGCATCTGCGGGCGGCGGTTATAGCTGGTGGCTGCTCAACAAAAGCAAACCTACCACCGCGAAAGCTGCCCCTGTTATCCCGGTATTCATGCCGCTGGAGACCTTTACGGTCAATCTGATCACGCCAGATAACAATCTGGATCGCGTGCTTTATATCGGATTAACGCTAAGACTGCCCGACGATACCACTCGCACAAAACTCAATGACTATCTGCCGGAAGTGCGCAGCCGCTTGCTGTTGCTACTCTCCCGCCAGTCTGCCGATAGTTTGTCGAATGAAGCGGGTAAACAGCGTTTAGTCGATGAAATTAAAAACGTACTTAGCCCGCCAATGGTTAAAGGCCAACCTAATCAGGTAGTCAGCGATGTGCTGTTTACCGCATTCATACTGCGATAA
- a CDS encoding flagellar hook-length control protein FliK: protein MNIALLPATATASETEGAASSSSIAALFTDAGLPADFAKLLGDQLGKELTAIDASTLKSSLAATADITADVDGGKSTSGNSKLNQLLAALGDISATLPAGLTHAGQSGEAASLKKTTVDDDSTLDKTADKADLSALQTLLAMLPHQVATTLGTANHGQKAALAEGNGLTDSKTSTRQDLATLTNLTSQDRGLAALMGSTLATVSNVKSDKTVSSDPLSASSAKSKNAPDKLARLTAQDADSALNLKAAPLAAQVDRAVTAPSALDKTLVSSSAVTPSLAPISSPVLSTTTGPQVSVPVSGHLSAQLGSQEWQQSLGQQVVMFSRNGQQSAELRLHPQELGALQISLKMEDNQAQLHFASAHSQVRAALEAAMPSLRSALAESGIQLGQSSVGSEGQWQQAQQQSQQNQQGFAARNQPTYGDTASVDALASTPLVTPAALQSLANGSGGVDIFA from the coding sequence ATGAATATCGCCCTACTGCCTGCCACTGCGACCGCCAGTGAAACCGAGGGTGCGGCATCCTCTTCATCTATTGCGGCGCTATTTACCGATGCGGGCCTACCGGCTGATTTTGCCAAACTGTTGGGTGATCAGCTGGGTAAAGAGCTGACCGCCATTGATGCCTCAACACTGAAATCATCATTGGCCGCCACCGCGGATATCACCGCCGATGTTGACGGTGGAAAATCAACCAGCGGCAACAGTAAGTTGAATCAGTTGCTCGCGGCATTGGGCGATATCAGCGCCACACTACCGGCAGGGCTGACTCACGCGGGGCAAAGCGGTGAAGCGGCTAGCCTGAAGAAAACCACAGTTGATGATGACAGCACACTGGATAAAACTGCCGACAAAGCTGATCTCAGCGCCTTGCAAACCTTGCTGGCGATGTTACCGCATCAGGTTGCCACCACATTGGGCACGGCCAATCATGGGCAAAAAGCCGCTTTGGCTGAGGGCAATGGCCTGACCGACAGTAAAACCAGCACCCGGCAAGATTTGGCCACGTTGACTAATCTGACATCACAAGATAGGGGCTTAGCCGCCCTAATGGGCAGCACTCTTGCCACCGTCAGCAATGTGAAAAGTGATAAAACGGTGAGCAGTGACCCACTCTCTGCCAGCAGCGCGAAAAGCAAAAACGCACCAGATAAGCTAGCCCGCTTGACGGCGCAAGATGCCGATAGCGCCCTTAACCTGAAAGCTGCTCCGCTGGCAGCACAGGTAGATCGCGCGGTAACGGCCCCCTCAGCGCTGGATAAAACATTGGTCAGCTCATCGGCCGTCACCCCCTCTCTTGCGCCAATTTCCAGCCCTGTTCTGAGCACCACCACAGGCCCTCAAGTCAGTGTGCCGGTCAGCGGTCATTTAAGCGCCCAATTGGGTAGCCAGGAGTGGCAGCAGTCACTGGGGCAACAGGTGGTGATGTTCAGCCGCAATGGTCAGCAGAGTGCCGAACTGCGATTACATCCGCAGGAGTTAGGGGCATTGCAAATTAGCTTGAAGATGGAGGATAACCAGGCTCAGCTACACTTTGCTTCAGCCCACAGCCAGGTCCGCGCCGCCCTTGAAGCAGCAATGCCAAGTTTGCGCAGCGCATTGGCTGAAAGTGGTATTCAACTGGGCCAGAGCAGTGTCGGCAGTGAAGGACAGTGGCAACAAGCTCAGCAGCAGAGCCAACAAAATCAGCAAGGTTTCGCCGCACGCAACCAGCCAACCTATGGTGACACCGCTTCAGTCGACGCCCTTGCCAGCACACCATTAGTCACGCCAGCAGCACTGCAATCATTGGCTAACGGCAGTGGCGGTGTTGATATTTTCGCCTAA
- the fliJ gene encoding flagellar export protein FliJ, which translates to MKSQSPLVTLRDLAQKAVEQATTQLGQVRLSYHNVEQQLTMLLSYQDEYRVRLNDTLSNGMASSSWQNYQQFIQTLEQAIEQHRNQLAQWNVKVEQAVKYWQEKQQRLNAFETLQERAETTQRLHENRLDQKLMDEFAQRASQRSLNS; encoded by the coding sequence ATGAAAAGTCAGTCACCTCTCGTGACCTTGCGCGATCTGGCCCAAAAGGCGGTCGAACAGGCCACTACTCAATTGGGGCAGGTTCGCTTGTCATACCATAATGTTGAGCAGCAACTTACGATGTTGCTCTCTTATCAGGATGAGTATCGGGTGCGATTGAATGACACGCTGAGTAACGGGATGGCCTCCTCCAGTTGGCAAAATTATCAGCAGTTTATTCAAACCCTGGAACAGGCCATTGAGCAGCATCGTAATCAGTTAGCGCAGTGGAATGTCAAGGTTGAACAGGCAGTCAAGTATTGGCAAGAGAAGCAGCAACGGCTGAACGCGTTTGAAACCCTGCAAGAGCGCGCTGAAACCACTCAGCGCCTGCATGAGAACCGTTTGGATCAAAAATTGATGGATGAGTTCGCCCAACGCGCCTCACAAAGGAGTCTTAATTCATGA
- the fliI gene encoding flagellar protein export ATPase FliI, translating into MTARLGRWLASMDKFEERISQSTTIRRYGRLVRATGLVLEATGLQLPLGATCLIERYDNGEVQEVESEVVGFNGQRLFLMPLEEVEGIVPGARVYARMTTGGASASKQLPLGPELLGRVLDGSAKPLDGLPAPETGYRAPLITPPINPLQRTAIEQVLDVGVRTINALLTVGRGQRMGLFAGSGVGKSVLLGMMARYTQADVIVVGLIGERGREVKDFIENILGPEGRARSVVIAAPADVSPLLRMQGAAYATRIAEDFRDRGQHVLLIMDSLTRYAMAQREIALAIGEPPATKGYPPSVFAKLPALVERAGNGVTGGGSITAFYTVLTEGDDQQDPIADSARAILDGHVVLSRRLAESGHYPAIDIEASISRAMTSLIDENHYSKVRQFKQLLASYQRNRDLVSVGAYAAGSDPLLDKAIALYPQMEIFLQQGMYERSSYEDACQHLKSLFPG; encoded by the coding sequence ATGACCGCCCGTCTTGGTCGCTGGCTCGCATCGATGGATAAGTTCGAAGAGCGTATCAGCCAATCAACCACTATTCGCCGCTACGGGCGGTTGGTTCGTGCTACCGGCCTGGTGCTAGAGGCCACCGGGCTGCAACTGCCATTGGGCGCAACTTGCCTCATCGAACGCTACGATAACGGCGAAGTGCAGGAAGTTGAGAGCGAAGTGGTCGGTTTTAACGGCCAACGGCTGTTTTTGATGCCACTGGAAGAGGTTGAGGGCATTGTACCCGGTGCGCGAGTCTATGCGCGCATGACCACGGGTGGTGCCTCTGCCAGTAAACAACTGCCACTTGGCCCTGAATTACTAGGCCGCGTGCTGGATGGCAGTGCGAAACCCCTTGATGGCTTGCCAGCACCGGAAACCGGCTATCGTGCGCCACTGATCACCCCCCCTATCAACCCCTTGCAGCGTACTGCCATTGAGCAGGTATTGGATGTCGGTGTACGCACCATCAATGCCCTACTCACCGTGGGTCGCGGGCAGCGTATGGGCCTGTTCGCCGGTTCTGGGGTAGGGAAAAGCGTGCTGCTGGGGATGATGGCCCGTTACACCCAAGCGGATGTGATTGTGGTTGGCTTGATTGGTGAGCGTGGTCGTGAAGTCAAAGATTTTATCGAGAATATTCTAGGCCCAGAAGGTCGCGCCCGCTCTGTGGTGATTGCCGCCCCGGCCGATGTCTCGCCATTGTTGCGGATGCAGGGGGCCGCTTATGCCACGCGCATCGCCGAGGATTTCCGCGATCGCGGCCAGCACGTATTGCTGATTATGGACTCCCTAACCCGCTATGCCATGGCGCAGCGCGAAATCGCCCTCGCCATCGGCGAACCGCCAGCGACCAAAGGGTATCCGCCATCCGTATTCGCCAAACTACCCGCGTTGGTCGAACGGGCCGGTAATGGCGTAACCGGCGGTGGCTCCATCACCGCATTTTATACCGTATTAACCGAAGGTGATGACCAGCAGGACCCTATTGCTGACTCCGCACGCGCCATTCTTGATGGGCATGTGGTGTTATCACGGCGTCTGGCGGAATCCGGTCACTATCCGGCCATCGACATTGAAGCCTCGATCAGCCGTGCCATGACATCGCTTATCGACGAGAACCACTACAGTAAAGTTCGCCAGTTCAAGCAGTTACTGGCCAGTTATCAGCGTAACCGCGATTTAGTCAGTGTCGGTGCCTATGCGGCCGGTAGTGATCCGCTGCTGGATAAAGCCATTGCGCTCTACCCGCAGATGGAGATCTTCTTGCAGCAAGGGATGTATGAACGCAGCAGTTACGAAGATGCCTGCCAGCACTTAAAGAGCCTGTTTCCTGGCTAA
- the fliH gene encoding flagellar assembly protein FliH, which yields MSDRINALPWQPWSLNDFASQPERPPVVQAPDISMLFTDEPGVDAQPTEVDEQQTLLNLQLEAEKQGRQQGFAKGLQEGLDKGYQTGLEEGHQQALADAQKELAPMTAHWQLLVNDFQSTLDALDSVIASRLMQMALAAAKQILGQPAICDGTALLAQIQQLIQQEPMFAGKPQLRVNPEDLAIVEQRLGSTLSLNGWRLLGDSQIHPGGCKVSAEEGDLDASLATRWHELCRLAAPGEL from the coding sequence ATGTCTGATCGGATTAATGCCCTGCCCTGGCAGCCCTGGTCACTCAATGACTTCGCCAGTCAGCCAGAGAGGCCTCCGGTGGTCCAGGCACCGGATATCAGTATGCTGTTTACAGATGAGCCGGGCGTTGATGCACAGCCAACTGAGGTTGATGAGCAACAAACATTGCTGAATCTGCAACTCGAAGCGGAGAAGCAGGGTCGTCAACAAGGGTTCGCCAAAGGGTTGCAAGAGGGGCTGGATAAAGGGTATCAAACCGGGCTGGAAGAGGGTCATCAACAGGCATTGGCAGATGCTCAGAAAGAGCTGGCCCCGATGACTGCGCATTGGCAGCTGTTGGTAAATGACTTCCAAAGCACCCTTGATGCACTGGACAGCGTGATCGCCTCCAGATTAATGCAAATGGCATTAGCCGCCGCGAAGCAGATTCTGGGGCAGCCGGCTATTTGCGATGGCACCGCGTTACTGGCCCAAATTCAGCAACTGATTCAGCAAGAGCCGATGTTTGCCGGCAAGCCACAATTGCGGGTCAATCCCGAAGATTTAGCCATCGTCGAACAGCGTTTGGGTTCCACGCTTAGCCTCAATGGCTGGCGTTTACTGGGTGATAGCCAAATTCATCCGGGCGGCTGCAAGGTTAGCGCCGAAGAGGGTGACCTTGATGCCAGTCTGGCCACCCGCTGGCATGAGCTGTGCCGTCTGGCTGCGCCGGGAGAGTTATGA
- the fliG gene encoding flagellar motor switch protein FliG, with protein MSLTGTEKSAIMLMTLGEDHAAEVFKHLSSREVQQLSTTMASMRQVSHQQLVDVLAEFEDDAEQYAALSVNASDYLRTVLIKALGEERASSLLEDILESRETTSGMETLNFMEPQMAADLIRDEHPQIIATILVHLKRAQAADILALFDERLRNDVMLRIATFGGVQPAALAELTEVLNNLLDGQNLKRSKMGGIRTAAEIINLMKTQQEETVMDAVREYDGELAQKIIDEMFLFENLISVDDRSIQRLLQEIDNESLLVALKGADQALRERFLSNMSLRAAEILRDDLATRGPVRMSLVENEQKSILLIVRRLAESGEIVIGGGEDIYV; from the coding sequence ATGAGCCTGACCGGAACTGAAAAAAGCGCCATCATGCTGATGACTCTGGGTGAAGACCATGCCGCCGAGGTGTTTAAGCATCTCTCCTCGCGCGAGGTACAGCAACTCAGTACCACTATGGCGAGTATGCGTCAGGTTTCACACCAGCAGTTGGTCGATGTCCTTGCTGAGTTTGAAGACGACGCTGAACAATATGCCGCACTGAGTGTTAACGCCAGCGACTATCTGCGCACCGTGCTGATCAAAGCACTGGGCGAGGAGCGGGCTTCCAGCTTGCTGGAGGACATTCTGGAGTCGCGCGAAACCACCAGTGGTATGGAAACACTCAACTTTATGGAGCCGCAGATGGCGGCTGATCTGATCCGCGACGAGCATCCGCAGATTATCGCCACCATTTTGGTTCATCTGAAACGTGCTCAGGCGGCCGACATTTTGGCCCTGTTCGACGAGCGTCTGCGCAACGACGTCATGCTGCGTATCGCCACCTTTGGCGGTGTCCAGCCAGCGGCGTTGGCTGAATTGACGGAAGTGCTGAACAACCTGCTCGATGGTCAGAATCTCAAACGCAGCAAAATGGGCGGGATCCGCACCGCCGCCGAGATTATCAACCTGATGAAAACCCAGCAGGAAGAGACGGTTATGGACGCGGTGCGCGAGTACGACGGCGAGTTGGCACAGAAGATTATCGACGAAATGTTCCTGTTCGAGAATCTGATCAGCGTCGACGACCGCAGCATTCAGCGCTTGCTACAGGAGATCGACAACGAATCACTGCTGGTGGCATTGAAAGGTGCCGATCAGGCATTGCGCGAGCGCTTCCTCAGCAACATGTCACTACGCGCGGCAGAGATCCTGCGCGACGATCTGGCAACCCGTGGGCCGGTACGTATGTCACTGGTCGAAAACGAACAGAAATCTATCTTGCTTATCGTCCGTCGTCTGGCGGAGAGCGGCGAGATAGTCATTGGCGGTGGCGAGGATATCTATGTCTGA